The following are encoded in a window of Arthrobacter sp. OAP107 genomic DNA:
- a CDS encoding DUF1365 domain-containing protein — protein sequence MTAAIYRTSIRHVRQDPLKNTFTYRSYSWYVDLDDLPNLPWWLRPLAGFHAKDHLGDSTSSIRENVDRFLALNGEGHDGGTVTMLASARVLGHVFNPISLFWCHDADGRLRAVIAEVHNTYGERHCYLLHPDGAGRARTGKEFFVSPFNDVDGSYRMSLPEPADKLAVAVVLERAGRKPFTATMTGDRQPATARSILAAAATVPLAPLRVVLQIRWQGIKLWARGLPINNRPNHRAQEAVS from the coding sequence ATGACAGCGGCCATCTACCGGACCAGCATCCGCCATGTGCGGCAGGATCCGTTGAAGAACACCTTCACCTATCGCAGCTACAGCTGGTACGTGGACCTCGATGACCTGCCCAACCTGCCCTGGTGGCTGCGGCCCCTCGCCGGTTTCCATGCGAAGGACCATCTGGGCGATTCAACGTCGAGCATCCGCGAGAACGTAGACCGTTTCCTCGCCCTGAACGGCGAAGGGCACGACGGCGGCACGGTCACCATGCTGGCCAGTGCCAGGGTGCTGGGCCACGTCTTCAACCCGATCAGCCTCTTCTGGTGCCATGACGCCGATGGCAGGCTGCGCGCTGTCATCGCCGAGGTCCACAACACGTACGGCGAACGGCACTGCTACCTCCTGCACCCGGACGGGGCCGGCCGCGCCCGGACCGGCAAGGAATTTTTCGTGTCCCCATTCAACGACGTGGACGGCAGCTACCGGATGAGCCTGCCCGAACCGGCGGACAAACTTGCCGTGGCGGTGGTGCTGGAGCGCGCCGGGCGGAAGCCCTTCACCGCCACCATGACCGGCGACCGGCAGCCTGCCACAGCCCGCAGCATCCTGGCTGCGGCGGCAACAGTACCGCTCGCGCCGCTCCGCGTTGTCCTGCAGATCCGCTGGCAGGGGATCAAACTCTGGGCCCGCGGATTGCCCATCAACAACCGTCCTAACCACCGAGCACAGGAGGCAGTCTCGTGA
- a CDS encoding cyclopropane-fatty-acyl-phospholipid synthase family protein, which yields MPGVAFRVPPAPAAIDAEVWPGVARPPAGIKALVAGRAASSLFQAAVRRLPLRIEYPDGTVLGTGDGGAPVMTMVRPEDFAVRIGDNGLIGLGESFMAGDWEASDLAGVLEVFASSVDTLIPVPLQKLRSLYLPRAPRKERNTEQNTRGNISRHYDLSNELFGNFLDATMSYSSALFPASAGRLAEVGWDDLAAAQLAKIDRLLDKAGVREGTRLLEIGTGWGELALRAAARGATVYTVTLSSEQQALAERRIEEAGFSGQVTVGLQDYRAVEGEYDAVVSVEMIEAVGYEYWPVYFQTVDRVLAPGGKVAIQAITMPHGRMLATRNAYTWVHKYIFPGGFLPSVRAIESVTEQHTTLRVRERRGLGDHYAATLRLWEERFLLRAAEVRGLGFDAVFQRMWLFYLCYSRAGFQSGYLDVQQIVLDRREAQL from the coding sequence ATGCCAGGCGTGGCCTTCCGGGTGCCGCCGGCGCCGGCGGCCATCGATGCCGAGGTGTGGCCCGGCGTCGCCCGTCCGCCTGCCGGGATCAAAGCGCTGGTTGCCGGCAGGGCCGCCTCCTCACTGTTCCAGGCGGCGGTACGCCGCCTGCCGCTCCGGATTGAATACCCTGACGGGACGGTGCTGGGAACCGGCGACGGCGGCGCACCGGTGATGACCATGGTGCGTCCGGAGGACTTCGCGGTCCGGATCGGCGACAACGGGCTGATCGGGCTGGGGGAGTCCTTCATGGCGGGGGACTGGGAAGCATCAGACCTCGCCGGTGTCCTCGAGGTCTTTGCCTCCTCGGTGGACACACTCATCCCCGTGCCGCTGCAGAAACTCCGGAGCCTGTACCTGCCGCGGGCGCCGCGGAAGGAGCGAAACACCGAGCAGAACACCCGCGGCAACATCTCCCGGCATTATGACCTCTCCAACGAGCTGTTCGGCAACTTCCTCGACGCCACCATGAGTTACTCCTCGGCGCTGTTCCCCGCGTCGGCGGGCCGGCTGGCTGAGGTGGGCTGGGATGACCTGGCCGCGGCGCAGCTGGCGAAGATCGACAGGCTGCTGGACAAGGCCGGCGTGAGGGAGGGCACCCGCCTGCTGGAGATCGGCACCGGCTGGGGCGAACTGGCCCTGCGGGCGGCAGCACGCGGTGCCACCGTGTACACGGTTACGCTCTCCAGCGAGCAGCAGGCGCTCGCCGAGCGGCGGATCGAGGAAGCGGGCTTCTCCGGACAGGTCACAGTGGGACTGCAGGACTACCGGGCCGTCGAAGGCGAGTACGACGCCGTCGTGTCCGTGGAGATGATCGAAGCGGTGGGGTACGAATACTGGCCCGTCTACTTCCAGACCGTCGACCGGGTGCTGGCGCCCGGCGGCAAGGTGGCCATCCAGGCCATCACCATGCCGCACGGGCGGATGCTCGCCACCCGCAACGCCTACACCTGGGTGCACAAGTACATCTTCCCGGGCGGTTTCCTGCCGTCCGTGCGGGCGATCGAGAGTGTCACGGAGCAGCACACCACGCTCCGGGTGAGGGAGCGCCGTGGCCTGGGTGACCACTACGCCGCCACGCTGCGTCTGTGGGAGGAGCGGTTCCTGCTGCGTGCCGCGGAAGTGCGCGGGCTGGGGTTCGACGCGGTCTTCCAGCGGATGTGGCTGTTCTACCTGTGCTACTCGCGGGCCGGTTTCCAGTCCGGATACCTGGATGTTCAGCAGATCGTCCTGGACCGCCGGGAGGCGCAGCTGTAA
- the nrdH gene encoding glutaredoxin-like protein NrdH, giving the protein MTVTVYTKPACVQCNATYRALDKKGIAYQSVDISQDADALERLKSLGYMQAPVVVTDQDHWSGFRPDKIEELALSASASVA; this is encoded by the coding sequence ATGACCGTTACGGTTTACACCAAGCCGGCCTGCGTACAGTGCAACGCCACCTACCGTGCGCTGGACAAGAAGGGCATTGCCTACCAGAGCGTGGACATCTCCCAGGACGCGGACGCCCTTGAGCGCCTGAAGTCGCTCGGTTACATGCAGGCGCCGGTCGTCGTCACGGACCAGGACCACTGGTCCGGTTTCCGTCCGGACAAGATCGAAGAGCTGGCGCTGAGCGCGTCCGCTTCCGTGGCCTAG
- the nrdI gene encoding class Ib ribonucleoside-diphosphate reductase assembly flavoprotein NrdI, producing MAAPALADAPAAARAADTTPVSQTPPVNQTRSRLIYFSSASENTRRFIEKLGADAARIPLHAKDEPLVACEPFVLVVPTYGGTGGEGSVPKQVIRFLNNPENRRLLRGVIGAGNTNFGDNYCMAGDIIAAKCKVPHLYRFELMGTPEDVSRVQKGLEEFWTRLSQTQK from the coding sequence ATGGCCGCGCCGGCACTTGCCGATGCGCCGGCCGCAGCCCGCGCTGCGGACACGACGCCCGTCAGTCAGACACCGCCCGTGAACCAGACCCGCAGCCGCCTCATCTACTTCTCCTCGGCCTCCGAAAACACCAGGCGCTTCATCGAGAAGCTTGGTGCGGACGCCGCCAGGATCCCCCTGCATGCCAAGGATGAACCCCTCGTAGCCTGTGAGCCGTTCGTGCTCGTGGTCCCCACCTACGGCGGGACAGGCGGCGAGGGTTCAGTGCCGAAACAGGTCATCAGGTTCCTGAACAACCCGGAAAACCGGCGCCTGCTCCGGGGCGTCATCGGCGCCGGAAACACGAATTTCGGGGACAACTACTGCATGGCGGGCGACATCATCGCCGCCAAGTGCAAAGTCCCCCACCTATACAGGTTCGAACTCATGGGTACGCCGGAAGACGTCTCCCGTGTACAAAAAGGATTGGAAGAGTTTTGGACACGACTGTCGCAGACACAGAAGTAA
- the nrdE gene encoding class 1b ribonucleoside-diphosphate reductase subunit alpha, whose product MDTAVEKQEKPALPAAYKGLGYHELNAMLNLYGPNGEIQFEADREAAHQYFLQHVNNNTVFFHDLEEKLDYLVKNQYYERETLDQYTMNFIRDLFNRAYKKKFRFETFLGAFKFYTSYTLKTFDGKRFLERYEDRVCMVALHLARGNEQLATQMVDEIIEGRFQPATPTFLNAGKKQRGELVSCFLLRIEDNMESIGRSINSALQLSKRGGGVAFALTNIREVGAPIKQIENQSSGVIPVMKLLEDSFSYANQLGARQGAGAVYLHAHHPDIYRFLDTKRENADEKIRIKTLSLGVVIPDITFELAKKDEDMYLFSPYDVERVYRMPFSDVSVTEKYYEMVDDSRIKKTKIKAREFFQTLAEIQFESGYPYIMFEDTVNRENPIDGKIIMSNLCSEILQVSQPTTYHDDLSYDETGKDISCNLGSLNIAKTMDSPDFGLTIETAIRSLSAVSDMSNITSVPSIARGNDQSHAIGLGQMNLHGYLARERVHYGSEEGLDFTNIYFYSVVFHAVRASNLLSIETGQTFGGFEKSKYASGEFFDKYIEQEWVPQTEKVRELFKDVHIPTQEDWRELKASVMEHGIYNQNLQAVPPTGSISYINNSTSSIHPVASKIEIRKEGKIGRVYYPAPYLTNDNLEYYQDAYEIGYEKIIDTYAAATQHVDQGLSLTLFFKDTATTRDINKAQIYAWRKGIKTIYYIRLRQLALEGTEVEGCVSCML is encoded by the coding sequence ATGGACACGGCTGTTGAAAAGCAGGAGAAGCCGGCGCTCCCCGCTGCCTACAAGGGCCTGGGCTACCACGAGCTGAACGCGATGCTGAACCTCTACGGTCCAAACGGTGAGATCCAGTTCGAGGCTGACCGCGAGGCGGCCCATCAGTACTTCCTGCAGCACGTGAACAACAACACGGTCTTCTTCCATGACCTCGAGGAGAAGCTCGACTACCTGGTAAAAAACCAGTACTACGAGCGTGAAACCCTCGACCAGTACACGATGAACTTCATCCGTGACCTGTTCAACCGCGCCTACAAGAAGAAGTTCCGCTTCGAGACCTTCCTGGGCGCCTTCAAGTTCTACACGTCCTACACGCTGAAGACGTTCGACGGCAAGCGCTTCCTCGAGCGCTACGAGGACCGCGTGTGCATGGTGGCCCTGCACCTGGCCCGCGGCAACGAGCAGCTGGCCACCCAGATGGTCGACGAGATCATCGAGGGCCGGTTCCAGCCTGCCACCCCGACGTTCCTGAATGCCGGCAAAAAGCAGCGCGGCGAGCTGGTCTCCTGCTTCCTGCTCCGCATCGAGGACAACATGGAGTCGATCGGCCGCTCGATCAACTCCGCCCTGCAGCTGTCCAAGCGCGGCGGCGGTGTGGCGTTCGCCCTGACCAACATCCGCGAGGTCGGCGCTCCGATCAAGCAGATCGAGAACCAGTCCTCCGGCGTTATCCCCGTGATGAAGCTCCTCGAAGACAGCTTCTCCTACGCCAACCAGCTGGGTGCCCGACAGGGCGCCGGTGCCGTGTACCTGCACGCCCACCACCCCGACATCTACCGGTTCCTGGACACCAAGCGGGAGAACGCGGACGAGAAGATCCGCATCAAGACCCTTTCACTCGGCGTCGTCATCCCGGACATCACCTTCGAGCTGGCCAAGAAGGACGAGGACATGTACCTGTTCTCGCCGTACGACGTCGAGCGCGTCTACAGGATGCCGTTCTCCGACGTCTCGGTCACTGAGAAGTACTACGAGATGGTGGACGATTCCCGGATCAAGAAAACCAAGATCAAGGCGCGCGAGTTCTTCCAGACCCTCGCCGAGATCCAGTTCGAATCCGGCTACCCCTACATCATGTTCGAGGACACCGTTAACCGGGAAAACCCGATTGACGGCAAGATCATCATGTCCAACCTGTGCTCGGAGATCCTCCAGGTTTCCCAGCCCACGACGTACCACGATGACCTGTCCTACGACGAGACCGGCAAGGACATCTCCTGCAACCTGGGCTCGCTGAACATCGCGAAGACCATGGACTCGCCGGACTTCGGCCTGACCATCGAGACGGCCATCCGCTCGCTCTCGGCTGTCTCGGACATGTCCAACATCACCTCGGTGCCGTCCATCGCCCGCGGCAACGACCAGTCGCACGCCATCGGCCTGGGCCAGATGAACCTGCACGGCTACCTGGCGCGCGAGCGGGTCCACTACGGCTCAGAAGAGGGCCTGGACTTCACCAACATCTACTTCTACTCCGTGGTGTTCCACGCGGTCCGCGCGTCGAACCTGCTCTCCATCGAGACCGGCCAGACGTTCGGCGGCTTCGAGAAGTCCAAGTACGCCTCAGGCGAGTTCTTCGACAAGTACATCGAGCAGGAATGGGTCCCGCAGACCGAGAAGGTCAGGGAGCTCTTCAAGGACGTGCACATTCCCACCCAGGAGGACTGGCGCGAGCTGAAGGCCTCCGTCATGGAGCACGGCATCTACAACCAGAACCTGCAGGCGGTGCCGCCGACCGGCTCGATCTCGTACATCAACAACTCCACCTCCTCGATCCACCCGGTGGCGTCCAAGATTGAGATCCGCAAGGAAGGCAAGATCGGCCGCGTCTACTACCCGGCGCCGTACCTGACGAACGACAACCTGGAGTACTACCAGGACGCGTACGAGATCGGCTATGAGAAGATCATCGACACCTACGCCGCTGCTACCCAGCACGTGGACCAGGGTCTGTCGCTGACGCTGTTCTTCAAGGACACCGCCACCACCCGCGACATCAACAAGGCCCAGATCTACGCCTGGCGCAAGGGCATCAAGACCATCTACTACATCCGTCTGCGCCAGCTCGCGCTGGAAGGAACGGAAGTGGAGGGTTGCGTTTCCTGCATGCTCTGA
- the nrdF gene encoding class 1b ribonucleoside-diphosphate reductase subunit beta has translation MTEKVKLLSHVEAINWNRIQDDKDVEVWNRLVNNFWLPEKVPLSNDVQSWNTLTPAEQQLTMRVFTGLTLLDTIQGTVGAVSLIPDAITPHEEAVYTNIAFMEAVHAKSYSSIFSTLCSTKEIDDAFRWSTENENLQKKAQIVMDYYQGDDPLKRKVASTLLESFLFYSGFYLPMYWSSRAKLTNTADLIRLIIRDEAVHGYYIGYKFQRGLETVSEARRQEIKDYTFELLFELYENEVQYTHDLYDGVGLAEDVKKFLHYNANKALMNLGYEAMFPASVTDVNPAILSALSPNADENHDFFSGSGSSYVIGKAVNTEDEDWDF, from the coding sequence ATGACCGAGAAGGTCAAGCTGCTGAGCCACGTCGAGGCCATCAACTGGAACCGCATCCAGGACGACAAGGACGTCGAGGTCTGGAACCGCCTCGTCAACAACTTCTGGCTGCCCGAGAAGGTGCCGCTGTCCAACGATGTCCAGTCGTGGAACACACTGACCCCGGCTGAACAGCAGCTGACCATGCGCGTGTTTACCGGCCTGACCCTGCTGGACACCATCCAGGGAACCGTCGGCGCCGTTTCGCTGATCCCGGATGCGATCACCCCGCACGAAGAGGCCGTGTACACCAACATCGCCTTCATGGAGGCCGTGCACGCCAAGAGCTACTCCTCGATCTTCTCCACCCTGTGCTCCACCAAGGAGATCGACGACGCCTTCCGCTGGTCCACCGAGAACGAGAACCTTCAGAAGAAGGCCCAGATCGTCATGGACTACTACCAGGGCGACGATCCCCTGAAGCGCAAGGTGGCTTCCACGCTGCTGGAGAGCTTCCTTTTCTACTCCGGCTTCTACCTGCCGATGTACTGGTCCTCGCGTGCCAAGCTGACGAACACGGCCGACCTGATCCGCCTGATCATCCGCGACGAGGCCGTGCACGGCTACTACATCGGCTACAAGTTCCAGCGCGGGCTGGAGACCGTCTCCGAGGCCCGCCGGCAGGAAATCAAGGATTACACCTTCGAGCTGCTCTTCGAGCTGTACGAGAACGAAGTCCAGTACACGCACGACCTCTACGACGGCGTCGGCCTGGCAGAGGACGTCAAGAAGTTCCTGCACTACAACGCCAACAAGGCGCTGATGAACCTGGGCTACGAGGCCATGTTCCCGGCCTCCGTCACCGACGTGAACCCGGCCATCCTCTCGGCCCTGTCGCCGAACGCCGACGAGAACCACGACTTCTTCTCGGGCTCGGGTTCGTCCTACGTCATCGGCAAGGCCGTCAACACCGAGGATGAGGACTGGGACTTCTAG
- a CDS encoding choice-of-anchor D domain-containing protein: MTRASAAKLSTRRSWRLQRRSAWSAVLSAVLAAAGLSVSGVAAADVGTIGRDTLRTGWNNTESILSPSSVSSSNFGKLFSTAVNGQVYAQPLVVGGTVIAATENNAVYGLDSATGETKWQRSLGPAWPASTVSCGDLTPNIGITSTPVFDPATNSVFLLAKTNDGATPQLPHWYMHSLDQATGTERPGFPVLISGAPTNDPTRPFNAMTAMQRPGLLLMDGVVYAGFASHCDYTPFVGYVIGVSTSGHQTTMWATESGNANAEGGIWQSGGGLVSDGPGQILFATGNGISPQAGPGKTPPGTLAESVVRVQVGADGNLSPTDFFSPANNLKLDQNDTDLGSGAPVAIPDGYGTAEHPHLLVQVGKDGHVYLLDRDNLGGMGQGPAGTDAVLDSAGPYNGVWGRPAFLGTSDGGYLYTVENRGYLRAFKLVPTSTGGIRLASVGTSTGTFGYTSGAPAVTSSGTDGSTALVWAVYSTGGPGTNAELRAYRALPDSTGSLQQVFSAPIGTAAKFSSVAADNGRVYVGTRDGHVQGFGAPTTAAVGATDTDLGTAEVGATQTGSVTITATRDVTVSSVTTGAPFGIGTPAGLPATLPDGGSLTVPVTFSPAAPGQADGMLTVTTNDGETVLLGIHAVGTKVGLGATPAALQFTDVPTLASNRQTVNIVNTGTTAVEITGVTLPANAALSADAAMLPVVGQQIQPLASVPVSVTFSPTTADPVTDSLVVTSDRGSVTVPLTATAVSGAAHLEMPASLDFGDVPVGTSATADFTISNTGNIPMTVTKAKAPQGAFSTATPISEGITIPPDESAFQSVTFTPAALGQAGTQDTFYLITTDDSQGELKVMLTGIGTDDPIAVKAQQIGAGRPSSSLGRALSGEYAVADGKCQDFVTGVICWSPATGAHEVHAAIYTSYKAAGGAAGSLGFPTTDVKATPDGVGRYSHFTGSGGASIYWSPKTGAHELHGDIRAKWASLGWEKGLLGYPIADQAATADGAGQYSDFSGSGGASIYWSPTTGAHEIHGAIRTKWASLGSEKGVLGYPTTDENITPDRIGRYTHFSGSGGASIFWSPSTGAHEVHGEIRAKWASLGWEKGLLGYPTTDQTAAVDGAGQYSHFSGSGGASIFWSPTTGAHEIHGAIRTKWVSLGSEKGPLGYPTTDQKITPDRVGRYTHFSGSGGASIYWSPKTGAHEVRGAIRAKWASLGWEKGKLGYPLTDEMGTLDKVGRYNHFSGSGGASIYWSPKTGGHEVHGAIRARWASLGWEKGRLGYPVSDEYAVPGGRQSDFRSGRLVWTARTGVVSG; the protein is encoded by the coding sequence TTGACTCGCGCCTCGGCCGCAAAGCTGTCCACCCGGCGCTCCTGGCGCCTGCAACGCCGAAGCGCATGGAGTGCCGTTCTGTCGGCAGTCCTTGCAGCGGCCGGACTGTCCGTGAGCGGAGTCGCCGCCGCGGACGTCGGCACGATTGGCCGCGATACGCTGCGGACCGGGTGGAATAACACCGAAAGCATCCTCTCGCCGTCGTCTGTCTCGTCCTCGAACTTCGGCAAGCTGTTCTCGACGGCGGTGAACGGACAGGTCTATGCCCAGCCCCTCGTGGTGGGCGGCACCGTAATTGCCGCGACGGAAAACAACGCCGTTTACGGGCTGGACAGCGCCACAGGAGAGACGAAGTGGCAGCGTTCCCTCGGGCCGGCCTGGCCGGCGTCGACCGTGAGCTGCGGTGACCTCACGCCCAACATCGGAATCACTTCCACGCCGGTCTTCGACCCGGCTACAAACAGCGTCTTCCTGCTGGCCAAGACGAACGACGGAGCGACCCCGCAACTCCCGCACTGGTACATGCACTCCCTCGACCAGGCGACGGGGACGGAACGGCCAGGGTTCCCAGTCCTCATCAGCGGTGCCCCCACCAATGATCCGACCCGCCCCTTCAACGCCATGACCGCCATGCAGCGGCCCGGACTGCTGCTCATGGACGGGGTGGTGTACGCGGGCTTCGCCAGCCACTGCGACTACACTCCCTTCGTCGGCTACGTCATCGGCGTGTCCACCAGCGGACATCAAACGACGATGTGGGCCACCGAGTCAGGCAATGCCAACGCCGAAGGCGGGATCTGGCAGTCCGGCGGAGGACTGGTATCCGACGGTCCCGGCCAGATCCTGTTCGCAACGGGGAACGGCATCTCCCCGCAGGCCGGCCCAGGCAAGACCCCTCCCGGCACCTTGGCTGAATCGGTGGTCAGGGTCCAGGTGGGAGCTGACGGCAACCTGAGCCCCACCGACTTCTTCAGCCCCGCCAACAACCTCAAGCTGGACCAGAACGACACCGATCTGGGCTCCGGGGCCCCGGTTGCCATTCCTGATGGATATGGCACGGCAGAGCACCCGCACCTGCTGGTCCAGGTCGGCAAGGACGGCCACGTCTACCTGCTGGACCGGGACAACCTGGGCGGCATGGGGCAGGGGCCGGCCGGAACCGATGCGGTCCTCGACTCCGCCGGACCGTACAACGGCGTCTGGGGACGGCCTGCGTTCCTCGGGACGAGTGATGGCGGGTATCTCTACACCGTCGAAAACAGAGGCTATCTGCGCGCGTTCAAGCTGGTGCCGACCAGCACGGGCGGGATCAGGCTCGCCTCCGTCGGAACCTCCACGGGGACTTTCGGGTACACGTCCGGCGCGCCAGCGGTGACCTCATCAGGCACGGACGGATCCACCGCCCTTGTCTGGGCGGTCTACTCCACCGGAGGGCCCGGGACCAACGCGGAACTGCGCGCCTACCGCGCCCTCCCGGACAGCACCGGATCCCTCCAACAGGTGTTCAGCGCCCCGATCGGCACAGCCGCCAAGTTCTCCTCCGTGGCCGCTGACAACGGCCGGGTCTACGTCGGCACCCGCGACGGCCATGTGCAAGGCTTCGGCGCCCCAACAACTGCGGCCGTGGGCGCCACGGACACCGACCTGGGCACGGCCGAAGTGGGCGCCACCCAAACCGGCAGCGTCACGATCACCGCCACCAGGGACGTGACGGTAAGCTCCGTCACAACCGGAGCACCCTTTGGGATCGGAACTCCGGCCGGCCTGCCCGCGACTTTGCCCGATGGCGGCAGCCTTACCGTCCCGGTGACCTTCTCCCCCGCAGCTCCCGGACAGGCTGACGGGATGCTGACCGTCACGACGAATGACGGCGAGACCGTCCTCCTCGGCATCCACGCCGTCGGCACAAAGGTTGGCCTGGGCGCCACACCGGCCGCGCTCCAGTTCACCGACGTGCCGACCCTGGCAAGCAACCGGCAGACAGTCAACATCGTCAACACCGGGACAACCGCCGTCGAAATCACCGGCGTCACCCTGCCAGCCAACGCGGCGCTTAGCGCCGACGCCGCCATGCTGCCCGTGGTGGGCCAGCAGATCCAGCCCCTCGCCTCGGTACCCGTGTCTGTGACTTTCAGCCCGACGACGGCGGACCCGGTCACCGACTCGCTGGTGGTCACCAGCGACCGCGGCTCCGTGACCGTGCCGCTGACCGCGACCGCGGTGTCCGGAGCGGCACACCTGGAAATGCCGGCCTCGCTGGACTTCGGGGACGTCCCCGTTGGAACATCGGCCACCGCTGACTTCACCATCTCCAACACCGGCAATATCCCGATGACGGTCACCAAGGCGAAGGCGCCGCAGGGCGCCTTCTCCACAGCCACCCCCATCTCCGAGGGCATCACCATCCCCCCTGATGAGTCCGCCTTCCAGAGCGTGACCTTCACGCCGGCGGCCCTGGGACAGGCCGGCACACAGGACACCTTCTACCTGATCACCACGGACGACAGCCAAGGCGAGCTGAAGGTGATGCTCACCGGCATCGGCACCGACGACCCGATCGCCGTCAAGGCACAACAGATCGGCGCCGGCCGCCCGTCGTCCTCACTCGGGCGGGCGCTCAGCGGAGAGTACGCCGTTGCGGACGGAAAGTGCCAGGACTTCGTTACCGGGGTGATCTGCTGGTCGCCGGCCACAGGGGCGCATGAGGTCCATGCCGCGATTTATACGAGCTACAAGGCTGCCGGCGGCGCCGCGGGCAGCCTTGGGTTCCCGACCACCGACGTAAAGGCCACGCCGGATGGGGTGGGGCGCTACAGCCACTTCACCGGTTCGGGCGGGGCTTCGATCTACTGGTCGCCGAAGACCGGCGCGCACGAGCTGCACGGTGACATCCGCGCCAAGTGGGCGTCGCTGGGCTGGGAGAAGGGCCTGCTCGGGTACCCAATCGCGGACCAGGCGGCCACTGCGGACGGGGCGGGGCAGTACAGCGACTTCTCGGGTTCGGGCGGAGCGTCGATCTACTGGTCGCCCACTACCGGCGCCCATGAGATCCACGGCGCGATCCGCACGAAATGGGCGTCCCTGGGCTCCGAGAAAGGCGTGCTCGGCTACCCAACCACCGATGAGAACATCACGCCGGACCGGATCGGCCGGTACACCCACTTCTCGGGTTCGGGCGGGGCATCGATCTTCTGGTCACCCTCGACCGGTGCCCATGAGGTGCACGGCGAGATCCGGGCCAAGTGGGCATCCCTGGGCTGGGAGAAGGGCCTGCTCGGCTACCCAACCACCGACCAGACGGCAGCTGTAGACGGGGCGGGGCAGTACAGCCACTTCTCCGGTTCCGGCGGAGCGTCGATCTTCTGGTCGCCCACGACAGGCGCCCATGAGATCCACGGCGCGATCCGCACCAAATGGGTGTCCCTGGGCTCGGAGAAGGGCCCGCTCGGTTACCCAACCACCGACCAGAAGATCACGCCGGACCGGGTCGGCCGGTACACCCACTTCTCCGGTTCCGGCGGGGCCTCGATCTACTGGTCACCCAAGACAGGTGCCCATGAGGTGCGCGGGGCGATCCGGGCCAAGTGGGCGTCCCTGGGCTGGGAGAAGGGCAAACTTGGCTATCCGCTGACCGACGAGATGGGCACCCTCGACAAAGTCGGCCGGTACAACCACTTCTCCGGTTCGGGCGGGGCCTCGATCTACTGGTCGCCGAAGACAGGCGGGCATGAGGTGCACGGTGCCATCCGGGCCAGGTGGGCATCACTGGGCTGGGAGAAGGGCCGGCTCGGCTATCCCGTCAGCGACGAGTATGCGGTGCCCGGTGGCCGGCAATCGGATTTCCGCAGCGGCCGGCTGGTCTGGACGGCGCGGACTGGAGTAGTCAGCGGATAA